A single region of the Streptomyces vilmorinianum genome encodes:
- a CDS encoding helix-turn-helix transcriptional regulator produces MRAARLIKMVLLLQARPSMTAAELAAELEVSERTVTRDALALSEAGVPVYADRGRAGGYRLINGYRTRLTGLARGEAEALFLSGLPGALRDMGLEDAASAARLKVSAALLPSLRDAPESAARRFHLDAPGWYQEPETPGSLAPVAEAVWDDRMIFARYRRGEREVERELAPYGLVLKAGVWYLCARAGAAFRTYRVDRFTVVVPGEERFVRDEEFDLPSFWAERAAEFARSLLRAEVVVRLSEAGARRLPYVTDRVAAEEALAAGAKDADGRVTATLRVENEEVAASQLLSLGPEAEILAPESLRARFAEAARALAALYR; encoded by the coding sequence ATGCGCGCTGCCCGGCTGATCAAGATGGTGCTGCTGCTCCAGGCCCGTCCCTCGATGACGGCGGCCGAACTGGCCGCCGAGCTCGAGGTGTCCGAACGCACCGTCACCCGTGATGCCCTCGCCCTCTCGGAGGCGGGGGTTCCGGTGTATGCGGACCGGGGCAGGGCCGGCGGGTACCGGCTGATCAACGGCTACCGGACCCGGCTCACGGGGCTCGCGCGCGGCGAGGCCGAGGCGCTGTTCCTGTCCGGACTGCCGGGCGCCCTGCGGGACATGGGCCTGGAGGACGCGGCCTCGGCGGCCCGGCTGAAGGTGTCCGCGGCGCTGCTGCCCTCGCTGCGCGACGCGCCCGAGTCGGCCGCGCGGCGCTTCCATCTGGACGCGCCGGGCTGGTACCAGGAGCCGGAGACCCCGGGGTCGCTCGCGCCGGTCGCCGAGGCGGTCTGGGACGACCGGATGATCTTCGCGCGCTACCGGCGCGGTGAGCGCGAGGTCGAGCGGGAGCTCGCGCCGTACGGGCTCGTGCTGAAGGCGGGCGTCTGGTACCTGTGCGCGCGGGCGGGTGCGGCGTTCCGTACGTACCGGGTGGACCGCTTCACGGTCGTCGTGCCGGGCGAGGAACGCTTCGTACGGGACGAGGAGTTCGACCTGCCGTCCTTCTGGGCCGAGCGCGCCGCGGAGTTCGCCCGCTCGCTGCTACGGGCGGAGGTCGTCGTGCGTCTCTCGGAGGCGGGAGCGCGCCGCCTTCCGTACGTGACGGACCGGGTGGCGGCCGAGGAGGCGCTGGCGGCCGGCGCGAAGGACGCCGACGGGCGGGTGACGGCGACGCTCCGCGTGGAGAACGAGGAGGTCGCCGCCTCCCAGCTGCTCTCCCTGGGCCCGGAGGCGGAGATCCTGGCGCCGGAGTCGCTCAGGGCCCGTTTCGCGGAGGCGGCCCGGGCCCTGGCCGCGCTCTACCGGTAG